In Silene latifolia isolate original U9 population chromosome 6, ASM4854445v1, whole genome shotgun sequence, the genomic window ACCATAAATACGTAAATTTAATCGGAATGAGAACTTAAAATGCTACTAACATCACGATATCTCATATTGGCCAACTCTGGAAGCTTCCTTATGTCCTTCCTGTAACGTTTAACACCAATAAATCGTTTAAAGCATAGCTGTCATCAAAAAAAATTCTAAAACGCCAAAAAAAAATGGATTGAGAAAACGTACATGAATCTAATGAAAGCGCCCTTTCGGATGAGAAGGGGTTTAGCAACCTTTTCTTCAGCATTCTGAATCATTAAACTTGACCCTACACATTAAATGACATGGTAAGCGAAAACAAACATGTTCGGGGAAGCACTACGATAGGGAAAAAGAAAGGTAGGCAAGGATATAATGAGAGCGTGTGGAAAGGTATACATTCACCAGGTAAAAGCAATACCAGGTGTTTGGCAACGCTTGGGGCGCTCTCGAAAGATTTTCACTATGAACTCGTTACCAATCTTCCTCCAGACCTTAGCTTGATAGATCTTAGGCCGTTTCTGGGTTCGACTATGAACCCTAAGAGTAATGTAGTACATAAAACCACTGACAAGCTGACCATTTGCTTTGACGATAGCATCAAACACTAGGTCCGTTTTCTGGTGAAGGAGGTAAAGCCGCGGCCGTGTCAGAACATACGAAGAGCAAGATAAAAACATAAAACTAATCATAAATTGAGGGAAGAAAGTAGACCTCATTGGCATTATGAAAATCAACAGCATACTTAGCAGCCACAATGGCCCTTTCATAGGCTTCTGTATTAGTTTTGCTTATCTCTCCTATCCCTCCACACAGTTTCCTTCCCCCAGGTGTCACGTCAaatcccttttatttcattaattataAATTCTAAATTAATCACAAATTCTAAATAGTAGTAACAATAACGAAatcggaataataataataataataataaataataagaaaAGTAAGAAAGTTGAAGCAGTAAAAGAAATAATACATCGCTCTCCGATGAGACTTTCATGTAAAGATCGAATTCACCATAATCATCATCTGAGGATTCGAGATGTCTGCAGAGTACTCTCGACTTTTCTCCGATTGCCATTGGATCCTGTAACAAAACAACagaaataataattaaacaatCAGACGATGAAATTAAGTACTCGTAATTCAACAATGAGAAGATGAAATTAAATAATGAAATCACCCGGATTACTCTCGACTTTTTTTCCGATTGCCGATGAATGACTTGTTAAAGAAGCAAACAAATTAGGGGAAagctttttgtgtttttattgatTTGTTAGATACAATAAGGAATACATGTATATATAGgtttacaatataagaaaccctATATTCTATCGACataatataaacaatataaaCAAAATATGGAAACATGACCATACAAAACACAAAATAGGAGGAATAAAACCGTATCCAAATGTATCTCGTAAcaccccctcaagttggagcgtggGGATCAACGCCGCCCAACTTGGATAAAAAATGCGAGAATTCACGCACGGCCAAAGCCTTTGTGAGAATGTCAGCAACTTGATTAGACGTGTGAACATACTTTGGAGCAATCAGACCATCTTATATGGCATCGCGCACGAAGTGACAATCAATCTCAATATGCTTGCTTCGTTCATAAAATACGGGATTGCGCGCAAGATGAAGAGCCACTCGATCATCGCAATACAACACCGCGGGATTTTTTGTGAATACACGAAAGAATTTGAAAATTCCACGTAAAAATTTTACTTCACAAGTGGCAGCGGCCATAGCTCTATATTCAGACTCAACGGAAGAAAGGGACACGGTGTGCTGTTTCTTTCTCTTCCAAGAGACGGGACTAGTACCCAAAAACACACAATAAGCAGTCAAAGATCGTCGGGTCAAAGGACAACTCGCGTAATCAGCATCACAATAGACAGATAAATCGACATAAGCATCCGAATGAAACAACAAACCTTGGCCAGGACTGCGTTTCAAATATCTTATAACCCATAATGCTGCATTCCAATGGGTCTCTCGTGGCTCATGCATAAAACAAGATAGAATATGAACACTGTAGGATAGATCTGGCCTGGTATTAGTTAAATAAATAAGACGACCAACCAGTCTACGGTAAGATTCTGGGGCCTTAAGCACCGCATCGTCAGCTAAGGCGAGCTTATGTTGTTGTTCGACTGGCCAAAGTCTTGGATTTCATTTGAAGGTGGGgtaagtgtaatactacggatttcttaggcttgtactcgaccgagtagagcctactcgggcGAGTAGTGTAGgttgtgtagtctgtttggctactgccgaggaatactcggccgagtatgatgaatactcgaccgagtagaggatactcggccgagtatactctatactcggtcgagtatccggtctggcgaataatatttcagcggtttgattcgggagtaattagggattatatattcgataatcagtttctaaaacgtcatttgcaaacctaatcaaacctacgacactctaatcactcccaaatctctcTTCTGTGTGTGTGGACACCGTAGCTATCgcattcaatctttcattctttcgccggtaagtctttattcctatgttgttgatgattaattttagggtttgtctttattcatgaattgggggaaatggggttttgcagttagtgattggaattatatgattgttgttgtaggtgacgatgtggtaattgttatgcattattgcatttgtatggttgattgcagcgtaagcggattgcgaaaaggtagggtttccctactcagttctgtttaattaatttgagatgttgTGTTGTACTgtgtataattgttgttatctgctgatcatcggaggatgggtattttggtgacggtgttggtgtggttatgttgtgacggttgtggtgttgtgacagctgtgatgctgtgtgtgattgtggcggagtcacttgcgggagtggcttcacaccctagttcgccctccgtggaacccgtcacgggaggggatgtacacattaagggacaaggattgttagtcgctcgttgatgagctggactaggtggggatgggctgcggtcacccactggcggcgaggattacctgttgcgatggttaatctggcaggactacacacttcggtgtgtagtcggttactgtgtgagatcgggagaccggggatagagtatgatcagctggttgcatattgtacttgtcttactttcattatgcagtaactgaccccgtgttgttgttttgtaaaacctgcggtgatccattcggggatggtgagcagattatgacaggtaatgcagatgtttagctatgggacagtcatggggagtcatcactcgagtctagcttccgccgtcaagagacttagcttgcattctttgtagttattagacctttcacagttatacCTTGGTTTGGAatcatgtaatcactaactctttatactttaataaaggttatttggaattggtaactttgatatatacttacctcgggtaaccgagattgtaacagcctttcatgctagggtagtacttggtaaggtaccttggtataagggggtgttataaagtggtatcagagccgacgattccggcacctaaaacaaatgaacccaatgaacttagggagtctaaataaaatgaacccggggagagttgtttgaagctaccgcaaagacttgggagacgtcccgaagtcgcattaaggcccttacgatctcaagccaatcacatggggggaaactgttgtatgttggagtcatgtgagtttgatacctatagtttgaatcttgtgcatggttggatgaaatgatgaaagaagtggaatgtgatagttgttgaaagatgcatcgaggactgttgatgttaaactttgagcatgaatatgttggcatgttaagtgttggaacatggtaaaatatgaaaggtgaattgtgaatttgtatctgattgatattgagcatgaagaatgtgatcatgttacctgtttaatacaatcttgagcatgaagtatggtagtggtacatgtgcatatgaacatgatgatgttaatgcttgattgttggtagtagcatatggttacgggctaggttgcacggacacgccTCAATTCTAACGTCCGCGTGTCGGACACCGTGTCGGACACGGACACGCGAGGGACACGCCTAAAACGTGTCCGACACGCTTTGAACCGTGTCTTCGGTTTTTTTAAATTCCAAAACGTTTTGGACACGGCCAAGACATGACGGACACGGCCCGTGTCGTAGTGGACACGTCTAATTAGAATAATTCATAACATTTTTGGACTCAGGACATTCCAGCGATTCCGTTTACCGCATCTCCCTCCCTTCCATCACTCTGGCTACCAGCACCTCCGACAAGGCAACACGCCGACGACTGTCGACCGCCTCCTCGCCGCCGATGTCTCCCT contains:
- the LOC141587404 gene encoding uncharacterized protein LOC141587404 produces the protein MAIGEKSRVLCRHLESSDDDYGEFDLYMKVSSESDGFDVTPGGRKLCGGIGEISKTNTEAYERAIVAAKYAVDFHNANEKTDLVFDAIVKANGQLVSGFMYYITLRVHSRTQKRPKIYQAKVWRKIGNEFIVKIFRERPKRCQTPGSSLMIQNAEEKVAKPLLIRKGAFIRFMKDIRKLPELANMRYRDVSRLASKSWRGMTVQEKARYCNSRSLKYEDVEDYLSDISE